The Glycine soja cultivar W05 chromosome 9, ASM419377v2, whole genome shotgun sequence sequence AGCACACTCCCACACTCCCCATTGTGACAATACACCCCAAGCATAGCCGTCAACGCCACCTCATTCTTCTCCTCCAACCCATCAAACACAACCCTCGCACACCCAACCTCACCACACTTCCCATACATATCCAACAAACTACTCTCCACAAACACATTCCCCTTCATCCCCAATGTCACAACCTTCCCATGCACCTCCCTCCCCATCCTCAACCACCCCAAGTTCCCACAAGCATTCAACAACGTCCCAAACGTGAACCCGTCAACCTCCAACCCCAAACCCCCGTCATGCATTGCAAAAAACACCCGCACAGCCTCCCTAAACCTGTCATTGCGCGCCAACGTCGAGATAACCGCCGTCCAGCACACGTAATCCGGTTCGGGCAATTCGTCAAACACCTTCCGCGCGTCGTCAACCACGCGCGACCTCCCGTACATGTCGATCAACGCACACGCTACAACATTATTATTCGAGTGGAAGCCGCGTATGAAAACGACGGCGTGGAGGGTTTTACCAAGGTGTAAGTTTTCGAGCTGAGAGCAGGCTTTGAGGATGGATGAGAGAGTGAAGGCGTTGGGCTCGATGGCTTGGCCCAGCATTTGGAGGAAGAGGTGTACGGCGGTCTTGGGCTGGGCTTTCTGGACGTGGCCGGAGATGATTGAAGTCCATGCAATGACGTCTTTGAATGGAAGCGCGTCGAAGAGGGCGCGGGCCTGGGAGAAGTGTGGGGAGAGTTTGGAGTATAGGCTGAGGAGGCTGTTGGCGACGAAGCGGTCGGCGAGGAAGCCCGACTTGAGGACGTGGGCGTGGAGGTGGGTGCCGAGGGGGAAGGAGTGGGCTTTCCTGCAGGCTTGGAGGAGGGAGGCGTAGACGACGGGCTTGAGGGCTTGGGCTTGAGCCTGGGCTTTGAGGAGGATTAGGGCTTTGGGGAGCGCGCCGAGTTTGCAGTGGTGGAGTATCTGGGATTCGGTGCGGGAGGGAACCACCGTGGAGGTGAAGATGCTGAAGCGGCTCTTTAAATGGAGGCTCTTCATGCGATGTGCTTGCCGGAACACGACACTACTCACTACCCACGACACGACACTACTcgacttgaaaaaaataaatagcaaAGATATTAAAGGAACGTTTGTTTTGACGGATAATTCTTTTTTGGTCCTGAAAATAGGAAAAGAACTAGTAAGGGGGGCCATGCATACCCACTGGCGTggggtttttttattttattatttggttgttaatagaagcaaaaataaattaattaattaataaagctgaaaaataaagaaatagacatggcaaataaaataaaagcggaaaaatacaaaattcaacAGTGTAAACACATCAAAGCTACAACTATAAAGTATGGGTTGCAAAATCATGAACATAAAAGGACAtagaaagataataaaattcaaCTATAAAGCATGATTGCTAAAAGTTCAAAACTAAATACTAAATAAAGTATGAATCTTCATAATATTAAATCAAGTTTATTTGGCATGATTGAAATTTATCCGATCAATGCTCTCGACAgaggtttaaaattaaaaataaatactcgTTTTTGCTGCATAATACGTTGCATTTGACTTGTTTGTATCTTCATCACCATCTTTTACCTTGGAAGAATCAGGGTATTAGACACAGATGAGAGAAGATTTTACTACAACAAAGTAATTAGCTAGGATAAATACCTTGATTAACAGACTCTAACTGAAATGAGTTTTGTAAGTCTTAATAAAGCACTTAAGTTTTGTAAGGTACGGTTTTGTTCCTTGAGTTATGTAAGCATTTTCGAAGGGGAATAAACTAAGCTTCAGTTAAACTTTGTTTGTCTTgttactaattaaaattgacATGATCTTTTATAAAGtgctatatttatattatattttattttaaaaggtgATTAATTATTCTTCTATGTCAATGTAATATTAAACTGGATTTATTTTCCCAGGTTGAGTTAATCTGCttcaaaaaatgattaaatattctaatttattttcaattgatttattataagttaactaataataaacGTTAAAATACAGTAACATTTCATGGACCACAGTTAGAATACAGTAACGTTAAAATACAGACTTCTCAAAGAGTATTTATATGTCTTGCAAGTAAGTTGAGGTGACTCTTTTGCTTTGTTGTTGTAAGAGGAACATTGACAACGGGATGATGATCTAGTGTTGCAGATATTGATTGCTGTGAAAAagataaagtaattaaaaaaaattaaacgaaCACTAATGCAGTTTAAGAATGTGATAGTTTGCACAATTATGAATCTAAAATTGAAGCACTGAAATTTGTACTCACACTCTCATACTGAGTAGTATCATTTGGCATCAAATAATGGAAAATGGACCTTGCAAGGTCCCTAAATCATATACAGATA is a genomic window containing:
- the LOC114425764 gene encoding pentatricopeptide repeat-containing protein At1g03540, whose translation is MKSLHLKSRFSIFTSTVVPSRTESQILHHCKLGALPKALILLKAQAQAQALKPVVYASLLQACRKAHSFPLGTHLHAHVLKSGFLADRFVANSLLSLYSKLSPHFSQARALFDALPFKDVIAWTSIISGHVQKAQPKTAVHLFLQMLGQAIEPNAFTLSSILKACSQLENLHLGKTLHAVVFIRGFHSNNNVVACALIDMYGRSRVVDDARKVFDELPEPDYVCWTAVISTLARNDRFREAVRVFFAMHDGGLGLEVDGFTFGTLLNACGNLGWLRMGREVHGKVVTLGMKGNVFVESSLLDMYGKCGEVGCARVVFDGLEEKNEVALTAMLGVYCHNGECGSVLGLVREWRSMVDVYSFGTIIRACSGLAAVRQGNEVHCQYVRRGGWRDVVVESALVDLYAKCGSVDFAYRLFSRMEARNLITWNAMIGGFAQNGRGQEGVELFEEMVKEGVRPDWISFVNVLFACSHNGLVDQGRRYFDLMRREYGIRPGVVHYTCMIDILGRAELIEEAESLLESADCRYDHSRWAVLLGACTKCSDYVTAERIAKKMIQLEPDFHLSYVLLGNIYRAVGKWNEALEIRKLMEERGVKKVPGKSWIESEKQKGSPGF